In Pseudonocardia sp. DSM 110487, the sequence ATGGTAATGGTCACTGCCCTTGACGCCGTACCGGTTGACCCAGACGCGGCGATGGATGCCGAGGGCCTTGGTGGGCATGATGTCGTACTCCCAGCCCTGCGCGACGTGGGTGATCTGGTCGCGCGTCTGGGGAAGCACCTCGAAGAGCTTCTCGAAGGCCTCGCGCCGTGGCTTGTAGGCGCGCGCCTGCTCAGCGGTGACGACGTGGTCGAACGGCACGCCGATGGCATCGAGGTGGTAGGGGATCAGGTCGTCGTCGCTGTTGGTCAGGATGGCGATGTCGTAGCGCTCCTTGAGCCTGCGCAGCGCGTCCGGCACCTCGGGGAAGGCGGGGAACCCCTCCGCGGCGGCGATCAACCGGTCGTAGTCCTCGTCGCGGAACTCGACGCCGTGCAGCAGCATGCAGTGCTCGAGCGTGTCGCGGACGATGTCGCGGTAGCGCCGGTAGGGCCGCTGCACGACCCCCTGGAACCGCATGACGCGCAGGTCGTCGAGGAACACGTCGTGGCCGACGCCGATCTCGTCGAGACGGTCGCGGACGATGGGCAGCGTCTCGCGGTTGAGG encodes:
- a CDS encoding HAD family hydrolase; the protein is MNARQVVTFDCYRTLVDFDLNRETLPIVRDRLDEIGVGHDVFLDDLRVMRFQGVVQRPYRRYRDIVRDTLEHCMLLHGVEFRDEDYDRLIAAAEGFPAFPEVPDALRRLKERYDIAILTNSDDDLIPYHLDAIGVPFDHVVTAEQARAYKPRREAFEKLFEVLPQTRDQITHVAQGWEYDIMPTKALGIHRRVWVNRYGVKGSDHYHPYDEIRDLSELPALLGL